Proteins found in one Panicum hallii strain FIL2 chromosome 4, PHallii_v3.1, whole genome shotgun sequence genomic segment:
- the LOC112889646 gene encoding probable aminodeoxychorismate synthase, chloroplastic isoform X1, translating to MAAALRLPAPPAARWAPLPPQVPASASSSAARRVRPPRRLAARRAKGEEAPEPVEAQMPVRTLLIDNYDSYTYNIFQELSVVNGVPPVVVRNDEWTWRDVFNRVYKDRAFDNIVISPGPGSPACPADIGVCLRILLECGDIPILGVCLGHQALGFIHGAKIVHAPEAIHGRLSEIEHDGCYLFNCIPSGRNSGFKVVRYHSLVIEPGSLPDDLISIAWTSSPNLLSYLESDRANVSTFLGSLDNNFMAVSLEHSISGGELSNISNGNASESDGSRVIMAIKHSSRPQYGVQFHPESVATHYGRQIFQNFKKITRDFGLRSSWLQERKVHSIDIPVVPQVKSAGQCGSVSKDLLHTERLELLEPNGARMLAKRALGKKCLRLRWKKIDNFLCPAVGSEDIFAVLFGHQSSEDTFWLDSSSVDQNRARFSFMGGKGGSLWKQMTFHLSGQRANCGGTLTTRDAYGSTANNFIKEGFLEFLNKEIQSIQYNEKDYEGLPFDFHGGFVGYLGYGLKVECDASSNMAKSSAPDACFFFADNTVVVDHSNGDVYILSLHDEFSSSNGDGICGNSTHNSWLLETEKKLLRLGAMPPGLLINGKAYAISSNVTKQSFVVEKSKDQYIRDVQSCLDYIRDGESYELCLTTQMKRRVDYINALQLYFKLRKQNPAPYAAWLNFSSENLSICCSSPERFLRLDRDKILEAKPIKGTIARGRTPEEDECLRLQLKYSEKDQAENLMIVDLLRNDLGKVCEPGSVHVPRLMDVESYKAVHTMVSTIRGTKKLNLSPVDCVKASFPGGSMTGAPKVRSMEILDSLESSPRGIYSGSIGFFSYNHTFDLNIVIRTVILHNGEATVGAGGAIVALSNPEAEYDEMMLKARAPTKVVEDCSQTIYSSDRLDSMQATTS from the exons atggccgccgccctccgcctccccgccccgccggcggcgaggtgggctCCGCTGCCTCCCCAAGTgccggcctccgcctcctcctccgccgcgcgtCGGGTCCGCCCCCCTCGCCGCctcgcggcgcggcgggcgaaGGGAGAGGAGGCGCCGGAGCCGGTCGAGGCGCAGATGCCGGTGAGGACGCTGCTGATCGACAACTACGACAGCTACACCTACAACATCTTCCAGGAGCTGTCGGTCGTCAACGGCG TGCCGCCGGTGGTTGTGCGCAATGACGAGTGGACGTGGAGGGACGTCTTCAACCGGGTGTACAAGGACAGGGCCTTCGACAACATCGTTATCTCCCCTGGCCCTGGATCTCCGGCGTGCCCCGCCGACATAG GTGTATGTCTGCGGATACTTTTGGAGTGTGGAGACATACCCATCCTGGGTGTCTGCCTTGGCCACCAG GCCCTGGGATTCATACACGGCGCTAAGATTGTTCACGCTCCGGAGGCTATACATGGAAGACTCAG TGAAATTGAGCATGATGGGTGCTACCTCTTTAATTGTATTCCATCTGGTAGAAACTCTGGATTCAAG GTAGTTAGGTATCATTCTCTTGTAATAGAACCAGGTTCTCTACCTGATGATCTTATATCAATAGCATGGACTTCTTCTCCAAATTTGCTCTCTTACCTTGAAAGCGATCGGGCAAATGTTAGTACCTTCCTGGGATCGTTGGACAATAACTTTATGGCAGTCTCTCTAGAACACAGTATCAGTGGTGGGGAACTATCCAACATAAGCAATGGCAATGCTAGTGAGTCAGATGGTTCCAGGGTTATAATGGCCATCAAGCACTCTAGCAGGCCTCAATATGGAGTGCAG TTTCATCCAGAGAGCGTTGCTACTCATTATGGAAGACAgatttttcaaaactttaagaaGATAACAAGAGATTTTGGATTGCGCTCATCATGGCTTCAGGAAAGAAAGGTTCACAGTATTG ACATTCCTGTTGTTCCGCAGGTCAAATCTGCTGGCCAATGTGGTTCTGTCTCCAAGGATTTGTTGCATACTGAAAGACTGGAACTCTTGGAGCCTAACGGGGCTCGCATGCTTGCAAAGAGAGCCCTTGGGAAGAAATGTTTGCGATTGCGATGGAAGAAGATTGATAACTTCCTCTGTCCTGCAGTTGGATCTGAAGACATATTTGCGGTGCTCTTTGGCCATCAAAGCAGTGAAGATACATTTTGGCTGGATAGCTCATCAGTTGATCAG AATAGGGCACGCTTTTCATTCATGGGTGGTAAAGGTGGGTCCCTATGGAAGCAAATGACATTCCACCTCTCTGGTCAAAG AGCCAATTGTGGAGGAACCCTTACTACCCGAGATGCTTATGGATCTACTGCCAACAACTTTATCAAAGAGGGCTTTTTGGAGTTCCTTAACAAG GAGATTCAGTCCATTCAATACAATGAAAAGGATTATGAAGGACTGCCCTTTGACTTCCACGGTGGCTTTGTTGGATATCTAGG GTATGGTCTTAAAGTTGAGTGTGATGCATCATCTAACATGGCCAAATCAAGTGCTCCCGATGCATGCTTCTTCTTTGCGGACAACACCGTTGTGGTTGATCACAGTAATGGTGATGTGTATATTTTATCATTGCATGATGAATTTTCTTCAAGTAATGGAGATGGGATATGCGGAAATTCAACACATAATTCATGGTTATTGGAGACTGAGAAGAAGCTTCTTAGATTGGGTGCTATGCCTCCAGGATTGCTGATTAATGGGAAGGCGTATGCTATATCATCCAATGTCACTAAACAAAGTTTTGTTGTAGAGAAATCAAAGGATCAATATATTAGAGATGTTCAGAGTTGCCTGGACTATATCAGAGATGGAGAAAGTTATGAGTTATGCTTAACTACTCAGATGAAGAGAAGAGTAGACTATATAAATGCGCTCCAGCTCTACTTTAAATTGAGAAAACAAAATCCAGCACCTTATGCAGCCTGGCTTAACTTCTCCTCAGAAAACCTGAGCATATGTTGCTCTTCTCCTGAAAGGTTTTTGCGTCTAGATCGAGATAAAATTTTAGAAGCAAAACCGATCAAGGGCACTATAGCACGTGGCAGAACACCAGAGGAAGATGAATGCCTGCGTTTACAGTTGAAATACAG TGAAAAAGATCAGGCTGAGAACTTGATGATTGTTGACCTCCTAAGAAACGATCTGGGCAAGGTTTGTGAACCTGGGAGTGTTCATGTTCCTCGTCTCATGGATGTAGAATCGTATAAAGCTGTTCACACCATGGTGAGTACCATCCGTGGAACAAAGAAGTTGAATCTGAGCCCTGTCGATTGTGTCAAAGCATCCTTTCCAGGTGGTTCAATGACTGGGGCCCCGAAAGTTCGATCAATGGAGATTCTTGATTCACTTGAATCTAGTCCGAGAGGTATCTACTCAGGATCCATTGGGTTCTTCTCATATAATCACACGTTCGATCTGAATATTGTGATCCGAACGGTCATCCTGCACAATGGAGAAGCTACAGTAGGGGCAGGTGGGGCAATTGTAGCATTGTCAAACCCAGAGGCAGAATATGACGAAATGATGCTTAAAGCAAGAGCACCCACAAAGGTGGTTGAAGATTGCAGTCAAACAATTTACAGTTCAGATCGATTGGATTCAATGCAGGCAACAACAAGTTAG
- the LOC112889646 gene encoding probable aminodeoxychorismate synthase, chloroplastic isoform X2 has translation MAAALRLPAPPAARWAPLPPQVPASASSSAARRVRPPRRLAARRAKGEEAPEPVEAQMPVRTLLIDNYDSYTYNIFQELSVVNGVPPVVVRNDEWTWRDVFNRVYKDRAFDNIVISPGPGSPACPADIGVCLRILLECGDIPILGVCLGHQALGFIHGAKIVHAPEAIHGRLSEIEHDGCYLFNCIPSGRNSGFKVVRYHSLVIEPGSLPDDLISIAWTSSPNLLSYLESDRANVSTFLGSLDNNFMAVSLEHSISGGELSNISNGNASESDGSRVIMAIKHSSRPQYGVQFHPESVATHYGRQIFQNFKKITRDFGLRSSWLQERKVKSAGQCGSVSKDLLHTERLELLEPNGARMLAKRALGKKCLRLRWKKIDNFLCPAVGSEDIFAVLFGHQSSEDTFWLDSSSVDQNRARFSFMGGKGGSLWKQMTFHLSGQRANCGGTLTTRDAYGSTANNFIKEGFLEFLNKEIQSIQYNEKDYEGLPFDFHGGFVGYLGYGLKVECDASSNMAKSSAPDACFFFADNTVVVDHSNGDVYILSLHDEFSSSNGDGICGNSTHNSWLLETEKKLLRLGAMPPGLLINGKAYAISSNVTKQSFVVEKSKDQYIRDVQSCLDYIRDGESYELCLTTQMKRRVDYINALQLYFKLRKQNPAPYAAWLNFSSENLSICCSSPERFLRLDRDKILEAKPIKGTIARGRTPEEDECLRLQLKYSEKDQAENLMIVDLLRNDLGKVCEPGSVHVPRLMDVESYKAVHTMVSTIRGTKKLNLSPVDCVKASFPGGSMTGAPKVRSMEILDSLESSPRGIYSGSIGFFSYNHTFDLNIVIRTVILHNGEATVGAGGAIVALSNPEAEYDEMMLKARAPTKVVEDCSQTIYSSDRLDSMQATTS, from the exons atggccgccgccctccgcctccccgccccgccggcggcgaggtgggctCCGCTGCCTCCCCAAGTgccggcctccgcctcctcctccgccgcgcgtCGGGTCCGCCCCCCTCGCCGCctcgcggcgcggcgggcgaaGGGAGAGGAGGCGCCGGAGCCGGTCGAGGCGCAGATGCCGGTGAGGACGCTGCTGATCGACAACTACGACAGCTACACCTACAACATCTTCCAGGAGCTGTCGGTCGTCAACGGCG TGCCGCCGGTGGTTGTGCGCAATGACGAGTGGACGTGGAGGGACGTCTTCAACCGGGTGTACAAGGACAGGGCCTTCGACAACATCGTTATCTCCCCTGGCCCTGGATCTCCGGCGTGCCCCGCCGACATAG GTGTATGTCTGCGGATACTTTTGGAGTGTGGAGACATACCCATCCTGGGTGTCTGCCTTGGCCACCAG GCCCTGGGATTCATACACGGCGCTAAGATTGTTCACGCTCCGGAGGCTATACATGGAAGACTCAG TGAAATTGAGCATGATGGGTGCTACCTCTTTAATTGTATTCCATCTGGTAGAAACTCTGGATTCAAG GTAGTTAGGTATCATTCTCTTGTAATAGAACCAGGTTCTCTACCTGATGATCTTATATCAATAGCATGGACTTCTTCTCCAAATTTGCTCTCTTACCTTGAAAGCGATCGGGCAAATGTTAGTACCTTCCTGGGATCGTTGGACAATAACTTTATGGCAGTCTCTCTAGAACACAGTATCAGTGGTGGGGAACTATCCAACATAAGCAATGGCAATGCTAGTGAGTCAGATGGTTCCAGGGTTATAATGGCCATCAAGCACTCTAGCAGGCCTCAATATGGAGTGCAG TTTCATCCAGAGAGCGTTGCTACTCATTATGGAAGACAgatttttcaaaactttaagaaGATAACAAGAGATTTTGGATTGCGCTCATCATGGCTTCAGGAAAGAAAG GTCAAATCTGCTGGCCAATGTGGTTCTGTCTCCAAGGATTTGTTGCATACTGAAAGACTGGAACTCTTGGAGCCTAACGGGGCTCGCATGCTTGCAAAGAGAGCCCTTGGGAAGAAATGTTTGCGATTGCGATGGAAGAAGATTGATAACTTCCTCTGTCCTGCAGTTGGATCTGAAGACATATTTGCGGTGCTCTTTGGCCATCAAAGCAGTGAAGATACATTTTGGCTGGATAGCTCATCAGTTGATCAG AATAGGGCACGCTTTTCATTCATGGGTGGTAAAGGTGGGTCCCTATGGAAGCAAATGACATTCCACCTCTCTGGTCAAAG AGCCAATTGTGGAGGAACCCTTACTACCCGAGATGCTTATGGATCTACTGCCAACAACTTTATCAAAGAGGGCTTTTTGGAGTTCCTTAACAAG GAGATTCAGTCCATTCAATACAATGAAAAGGATTATGAAGGACTGCCCTTTGACTTCCACGGTGGCTTTGTTGGATATCTAGG GTATGGTCTTAAAGTTGAGTGTGATGCATCATCTAACATGGCCAAATCAAGTGCTCCCGATGCATGCTTCTTCTTTGCGGACAACACCGTTGTGGTTGATCACAGTAATGGTGATGTGTATATTTTATCATTGCATGATGAATTTTCTTCAAGTAATGGAGATGGGATATGCGGAAATTCAACACATAATTCATGGTTATTGGAGACTGAGAAGAAGCTTCTTAGATTGGGTGCTATGCCTCCAGGATTGCTGATTAATGGGAAGGCGTATGCTATATCATCCAATGTCACTAAACAAAGTTTTGTTGTAGAGAAATCAAAGGATCAATATATTAGAGATGTTCAGAGTTGCCTGGACTATATCAGAGATGGAGAAAGTTATGAGTTATGCTTAACTACTCAGATGAAGAGAAGAGTAGACTATATAAATGCGCTCCAGCTCTACTTTAAATTGAGAAAACAAAATCCAGCACCTTATGCAGCCTGGCTTAACTTCTCCTCAGAAAACCTGAGCATATGTTGCTCTTCTCCTGAAAGGTTTTTGCGTCTAGATCGAGATAAAATTTTAGAAGCAAAACCGATCAAGGGCACTATAGCACGTGGCAGAACACCAGAGGAAGATGAATGCCTGCGTTTACAGTTGAAATACAG TGAAAAAGATCAGGCTGAGAACTTGATGATTGTTGACCTCCTAAGAAACGATCTGGGCAAGGTTTGTGAACCTGGGAGTGTTCATGTTCCTCGTCTCATGGATGTAGAATCGTATAAAGCTGTTCACACCATGGTGAGTACCATCCGTGGAACAAAGAAGTTGAATCTGAGCCCTGTCGATTGTGTCAAAGCATCCTTTCCAGGTGGTTCAATGACTGGGGCCCCGAAAGTTCGATCAATGGAGATTCTTGATTCACTTGAATCTAGTCCGAGAGGTATCTACTCAGGATCCATTGGGTTCTTCTCATATAATCACACGTTCGATCTGAATATTGTGATCCGAACGGTCATCCTGCACAATGGAGAAGCTACAGTAGGGGCAGGTGGGGCAATTGTAGCATTGTCAAACCCAGAGGCAGAATATGACGAAATGATGCTTAAAGCAAGAGCACCCACAAAGGTGGTTGAAGATTGCAGTCAAACAATTTACAGTTCAGATCGATTGGATTCAATGCAGGCAACAACAAGTTAG
- the LOC112890971 gene encoding protein CHLOROPLAST IMPORT APPARATUS 2-like, which translates to MASSCIPAGLRLDLEMVKAAGAAAPPRPAHSAAASSTLSEASNASSSSATSSVASLSLKRPRTPRKRPNQTYNEAAALLASMYPSVFPAAKGAEAAPPRLLGLASALADDPDRSDLLPPFPVLDQAAFLLRDLPPPPQSPAVPMPMSPAPAKSCPSPAAVNSVFSEFRDPAPSPATPDAATADEPGELDFDDDDGFDADSILCGVDESAAEGIDGIMGKLSMENNAGAVSSVNSNLPRSKIHPYLRSLMVLGLSFRQHDQRNINQALKRHNVDPEWWMCPAIPVKDIARPPLPLVAKPMVSEKKKSKKKLLDTLYKDVAIEHCKKEEERVPDFTNGGTGVLALPETGLGLRLNTERVIKAWCGRGSVFADRNTSDLPLSSADVLVKHEDSDMFPQNGTSAVIREGNILKMQRKQKPCAPLPSNKNSRYYRPRVNGRFVSKAYLLQQQQAAEKES; encoded by the exons ATGGCGTCGTCCTGCATCCCGGCCGGCCTCCGGCTGGACCTGGAGATGGTcaaggcggcgggcgcggcggcgccacCGCGCCCGGCGCACTCCGCGGCGGCGTCCTCCACGCTCTCGGAGGCGTCcaacgcctcctcctcctcggcgacGTCGTCGGTCGCCTCGCTCTCGCTCAAGCGCCCGCGCACGCCGCGGAAGCGGCCCAACCAGACGTACAACGaagcggcggcgctgctcgcgTCCATGTACCCCTCCGTTTTCCCCGCCGCCAAGGGGGCCGaggcggcgccgccccgcctgctCGGCCTCGCCTCCGCCCTCGCCGACGACCCGGACCGCTCCGACCTCCTCCCGCCGTTCCCCGTGCTCGACCAGGCCGCGTTCCTCCTCCGCgacctgccaccgccgccgcagtcGCCGGCGGTGCCGATGCCGATGAGCCCCGCCCCAGCCAAGAGCTgcccgtcgccggcggcggtgaaCAGCGTCTTCAGCGAGTTCCGCGACCCGGCGCCGTCCCCCGCGACCCCTGATGCCGCGACGGCGGACGAGCCAGGGGAGCTCGACTTCGACGATGACGATGGCTTCGACGCCGACTCTATTCTGTGCGGCGTCGACGAGAGCGCCGCGGAGGGCATCGACGGCATCATGGGCAAGCTATCCATGGAAAACAATGCGGGGGCAGTTTCCAGCGTTAACTCCAACCTGCCCAGATCCAAGATACACCCTTACCTCAGGAGCCTCATGGTGCTCGGGCTCAGCTTCAGGCAGCACGATCAGCGCAACATCAACCAAGCCCTAAAACGGCATAATGTTGATCCTGAATGGTGGATGTGCCCTGCCATACCAGTGAAAGACATTGCCCGCCCGCCACTACCATTGGTGGCAAAACCAATGGTgtcggagaagaagaagagtaaGAAGAAGCTATTGGATACCTTATATAAGGATGTGGCCATTGAGCATTGCAAGAAAGAAGAGGAACGGGTTCCTGACTTTACCAATGGGGGCACTGGAGTTTTGGCATTGCCAGAGACAGGATTGGGGCTCAGGTTGAACACTGAGCGGGTGATCAAGGCGTGGTGTGGCAGAGGGTCGGTGTTTGCTGACCGCAACACATCCGACTTACCGTTGTCTTCTGCTGATGTGTTA GTTAAACATGAAGACAGTGATATGTTTCCACAGAATGGTACCAGCGCTGTTATCAGGGAAGGCAACATTCTAAAGATGCAGCGCAAGCAGAAGCCATGCGCTCCCCTCCCCTCAAATAAGAATAGCCGGTACTACCGGCCTCGGGTCAAT GGAAGGTTTGTCAGCAAGGCGTATCTTCTCCAGCAACAGCAAGCAGCAGAGAAGGAGAGCTAG